The Planococcus versutus genome contains a region encoding:
- a CDS encoding M55 family metallopeptidase gives MKFYLSMDMEGVTALPDYTYVDSTEANYERGRRLMTEDANAIIRGAFMAEAKTFLVNDSHSKMNNLIAEDLHEEAELITGGVKTYSMVEGLDQSYTGALFAGYHARAGQKGVMAHSMIFAVRSMWINEVEVGELGLNAYVAGYHGVPVLLVAGDDCACKEAEALIPNVTTVAVKQSVTRSTVRTLHPKKAQKLLQEQTIRAIENRANVKPLRPPEKPLLKIEFTNYGEAELAAMMPGCELQKDAPVVQFQAKDMLEAYRAMLVMTELAMQAKFC, from the coding sequence ATGAAATTTTATTTGTCTATGGATATGGAAGGGGTCACGGCGCTACCCGATTATACATATGTCGATTCAACTGAAGCCAATTACGAACGCGGCCGCCGCTTAATGACAGAAGACGCCAACGCGATTATTCGCGGCGCTTTTATGGCAGAAGCAAAAACGTTTCTCGTAAACGACAGTCATTCAAAGATGAATAATTTAATTGCAGAAGATTTGCATGAAGAAGCTGAGTTGATTACAGGCGGAGTAAAAACGTATTCGATGGTAGAAGGTCTAGATCAAAGTTATACGGGTGCTTTGTTTGCGGGTTATCATGCTCGTGCTGGACAAAAAGGTGTGATGGCACATTCTATGATTTTTGCCGTCCGTTCGATGTGGATCAATGAAGTAGAAGTAGGTGAACTGGGATTGAACGCCTATGTTGCGGGTTACCACGGAGTGCCGGTTTTATTGGTAGCAGGAGATGACTGTGCCTGTAAGGAAGCGGAGGCATTAATTCCAAATGTGACGACCGTTGCAGTAAAACAGTCAGTAACTCGTTCGACGGTTCGTACATTACACCCAAAAAAAGCACAAAAGTTGTTGCAAGAACAAACCATTCGAGCGATTGAAAACCGTGCCAATGTGAAACCATTAAGACCACCAGAAAAACCATTATTGAAAATCGAATTTACTAATTACGGTGAAGCGGAACTAGCTGCGATGATGCCAGGTTGCGAGCTGCAAAAAGACGCACCCGTTGTTCAGTTTCAAGCAAAAGATATGTTAGAAGCTTACCGAGCGATGTTAGTAATGACTGAACTCGCGATGCAAGCAAAATTCTGTTAA